One Augochlora pura isolate Apur16 chromosome 10, APUR_v2.2.1, whole genome shotgun sequence DNA window includes the following coding sequences:
- the Unc-115a gene encoding actin binding LIM protein Uncoordinated 115a isoform X3: MKSKTSESFIASESNGVKRDQELKQKVLKKGKTFCQSCKKKCSGEVLRVQDKYFHIGCFKCAQCNASLAQGGFFAREGSYYCTKDYRERWGTKCAGCGEYVEGDVVTAGEKHAFHPNCFHCQRCRQPLLGQGTKVSLVQGQALCHRCVGIPVREASTPVGNNATTRGAGDGPSDPGACAGCGNQLREGQALVALDRQWHVWCFKCHSCDTVLHGEYMGKDGVPYCEKDYQKQFGVKCAYCNRYISGKVLQAGDNHHFHPTCARCTKCGDPFGDGEEMYLQGAAIWHPRCGPGPSGPNGIVNGHGEAHTPQHRESERISSSASEMQFSLRSRTPSLNGSLCSPYSSLSRKYYPARTGSPGLMLREYGRGASEDVSRIYTYSYLTETPSQGYLRRPIQPYDKPPTSPHFHRPSSSRSIRSLGGRSSRSGMRALVDALSEPRPKSPASQVDNDEPIELAHYPDAMKPPPGAKPPIERDDFPAPPYPYTDPERRRRWSDTYKGVPISDDEDEVDNKTHIKEVEEKLKKEQDELSKIDTGIAKVFLQDREKDRENLRHKAANVDPRNASRTPSAAREPTHRLRYESPVGASPSRNIDHARPWEDDDGLSYRSSGPSYNVGRSSARSPAPRNYPPLGTQRAFTLPNAARHYHSGDYSFSGMGDKTHSTDFSSGKSDISTGSITDVDRRALNDGGMLPSSTTYTGGLGSVVGSHGGHHVRRSLPDMGTAPSEPPKLYPYHLLVITNYRLPADVDRCNLERHLSDAEFEAVLQCGRTEFYRMPQWRRNEMKRRARLF, encoded by the exons GTAAAACGTTCTGCCAGTCTTGCAAGAAGAAGTGCAGCGGGGAGGTGCTACGAGTGCAGGACAAGTATTTCCACATAGGGTGTTTCAAGTGTGCTCAGTGCAACGCGAGCTTGGCGCAGGGCGGCTTTTTCGCACGCGAGGGCTCTTACTACTGCACCAAG GACTACAGGGAACGCTGGGGCACCAAGTGCGCCGGTTGTGGCGAGTACGTGGAGGGCGACGTGGTCACCGCTGGCGAAAAACACGCCTTCCACCCGAACTGTTTCCACTGTCAGAGATGCAGGCAGCCTCTGCTGGGTCAGGGCACTAAGGTGTCGCTCGTGCAAG GTCAAGCTCTATGCCATCGATGCGTCGGTATCCCGGTTCGAGAGGCCTCGACGCCGGTCGGCAATAACGCGACGACCAGAGGAGCCGGAGACGGGCCCTCCGACCCCGGTGCTTGCGCCGGTTGCGGAAACCAATTACGGGAAGGTCAGGCTTTGGTAGCGCTCGATCGACAGTGGCACGTCTGGTGCTTCAAGTGCCACAGCTGCGACACCGTGCTCCACGGCGAGTACATGGGAAA AGACGGGGTGCCTTACTGCGAGAAAGACTACCAGAAGCAGTTCGGCGTGAAGTGCGCGTACTGCAACCGCTACATCAGCGGCAAGGTGCTGCAAGCTGGCGATAATCATCATTTTCATCCAACCTGCGCGCGATGCACCAAATGCGGGGATCCCTTTGGTGACGGGGAGGAGATGTACTTGCAGGGTGCAGCGATATGGCACCCGCGCTGCGGTCCCGGACCCAGCGGGCCGAACGGTATCGTAAATGGCCACGGGGAAGCGCATACTCCCCAGCATCGGGAGTCAGAGCGAATTTCCAGCAGCGCGTCAGAAATGCAG TTTTCATTGCGGTCACGCACGCCAAGCCTGAACGGATCACTCTGCAGCCCTTACAGCAGCCTCAGTCGCAAG TATTACCCCGCGCGAACCGGCAGTCCTGGACTGATGTTGAGAGAATACGGACGCGGTGCATCCGAGGATGTGTCTAGGATTTACACGTACTCATACTTGACCGAGACGCCCAGCCAAGGATACTTGAGACGTCCGATACAACCGTACGACAAACCACCGACGAGCCCACACTTTCACAGACCCAGCT CGTCCCGTTCGATAAGAAGCCTCGGCGGTCGCAGCAGCCGATCAGGAATGCGAGCCTTGGTCGACGCTCTCAGCGAGCCGAGACCGAAGTCGCCGGCCAGTCAAGTAGATAATGACGAGCCAATAGAGCTGGCACATTATCCGGACGCCATGAAGCCGCCTCCTGGAGCCAAGCCGCCGATCGAGAGGGACGATTTTCCCGCTCCTCCTTATCCTTACACGGATCCAGAGAGACGCAGACGATGGTCTGACACATACAAG GGAGTACCAATATCGGATGATGAGGATGAGGTCGACAACAAGACGCATATAAAGGAAGTAGAAGAGAAGTTGAAGAAAGAGCAGGACGAGCTGAGCAAAATCGACACTGGCATAGCGAAGGTGTTCCTGCAGGATCGGGAGAAGGATCGCGAGAACCTGAGACATAAAGCTGCCAACGTAGACCCCAGGAACGCGTCGAGAACGCCGTCCGCTGCCAGAGAACCAACGCACAGACTTCGATATGAGAGCCCTGTCGGTGCCT CTCCTTCGAGAAATATAGATCACGCCAGACCTTGGGAGGACGACGACGGTCTCAGTTACAGATCCAGCGGGCCGAGTTACAACG TTGGGAGGTCATCGGCACGTTCCCCGGCTCCCAGAAACTATCCACCCCTTGGTACTCAACGCGCCTTCACTCTTCCAAACGCCGCTAGGCACTATCATTCG GGTGATTATTCGTTCAGTGGGATGGGAGACAAGACGCACAGCACTGATTTCTCCTCTGGCAAGTCAGATA TATCGACAGGCAGCATCACGGATGTGGATCGACGGGCACTG AATGATGGTGGAATGCTACCATCGTCCACCACGTATACAGGTGGCCTAGGTTCGGTGGTCGGGAGTCATGGGGGACATCATGTGAGAAGATCACTGCCGGACATGGGTACTGCGCCATCCGAACCACCGAAACTCTATCCATATCACTTACTTGTCATCACTAACTATAGGCTGCCCGCCGACGTGGATCGCTGCAACCTTGAG CGACATCTTTCAGATGCGGAATTCGAGGCAGTCCTGCAGTGCGGCCGCACGGAATTCTACAGAATGCCGCAGTGGCGCCGCAACGAGATGAAAAGACGCGCCCGACTGTTTTAA
- the Unc-115a gene encoding actin binding LIM protein Uncoordinated 115a isoform X1, with translation MKSKTSESFIASESNGVKRDQELKQKVLKKGKTFCQSCKKKCSGEVLRVQDKYFHIGCFKCAQCNASLAQGGFFAREGSYYCTKDYRERWGTKCAGCGEYVEGDVVTAGEKHAFHPNCFHCQRCRQPLLGQGTKVSLVQGQALCHRCVGIPVREASTPVGNNATTRGAGDGPSDPGACAGCGNQLREGQALVALDRQWHVWCFKCHSCDTVLHGEYMGKDGVPYCEKDYQKQFGVKCAYCNRYISGKVLQAGDNHHFHPTCARCTKCGDPFGDGEEMYLQGAAIWHPRCGPGPSGPNGIVNGHGEAHTPQHRESERISSSASEMQFSLRSRTPSLNGSLCSPYSSLSRKYYPARTGSPGLMLREYGRGASEDVSRIYTYSYLTETPSQGYLRRPIQPYDKPPTSPHFHRPSSSRSIRSLGGRSSRSGMRALVDALSEPRPKSPASQVDNDEPIELAHYPDAMKPPPGAKPPIERDDFPAPPYPYTDPERRRRWSDTYKGVPISDDEDEVDNKTHIKEVEEKLKKEQDELSKIDTGIAKVFLQDREKDRENLRHKAANVDPRNASRTPSAAREPTHRLRYESPVGASPSRNIDHARPWEDDDGLSYRSSGPSYNVGRSSARSPAPRNYPPLGTQRAFTLPNAARHYHSGDYSFSGMGDKTHSTDFSSGKSDISTGSITDVDRRALVCTTAPYYSRRISMNDGGMLPSSTTYTGGLGSVVGSHGGHHVRRSLPDMGTAPSEPPKLYPYHLLVITNYRLPADVDRCNLERHLSDAEFEAVLQCGRTEFYRMPQWRRNEMKRRARLF, from the exons GTAAAACGTTCTGCCAGTCTTGCAAGAAGAAGTGCAGCGGGGAGGTGCTACGAGTGCAGGACAAGTATTTCCACATAGGGTGTTTCAAGTGTGCTCAGTGCAACGCGAGCTTGGCGCAGGGCGGCTTTTTCGCACGCGAGGGCTCTTACTACTGCACCAAG GACTACAGGGAACGCTGGGGCACCAAGTGCGCCGGTTGTGGCGAGTACGTGGAGGGCGACGTGGTCACCGCTGGCGAAAAACACGCCTTCCACCCGAACTGTTTCCACTGTCAGAGATGCAGGCAGCCTCTGCTGGGTCAGGGCACTAAGGTGTCGCTCGTGCAAG GTCAAGCTCTATGCCATCGATGCGTCGGTATCCCGGTTCGAGAGGCCTCGACGCCGGTCGGCAATAACGCGACGACCAGAGGAGCCGGAGACGGGCCCTCCGACCCCGGTGCTTGCGCCGGTTGCGGAAACCAATTACGGGAAGGTCAGGCTTTGGTAGCGCTCGATCGACAGTGGCACGTCTGGTGCTTCAAGTGCCACAGCTGCGACACCGTGCTCCACGGCGAGTACATGGGAAA AGACGGGGTGCCTTACTGCGAGAAAGACTACCAGAAGCAGTTCGGCGTGAAGTGCGCGTACTGCAACCGCTACATCAGCGGCAAGGTGCTGCAAGCTGGCGATAATCATCATTTTCATCCAACCTGCGCGCGATGCACCAAATGCGGGGATCCCTTTGGTGACGGGGAGGAGATGTACTTGCAGGGTGCAGCGATATGGCACCCGCGCTGCGGTCCCGGACCCAGCGGGCCGAACGGTATCGTAAATGGCCACGGGGAAGCGCATACTCCCCAGCATCGGGAGTCAGAGCGAATTTCCAGCAGCGCGTCAGAAATGCAG TTTTCATTGCGGTCACGCACGCCAAGCCTGAACGGATCACTCTGCAGCCCTTACAGCAGCCTCAGTCGCAAG TATTACCCCGCGCGAACCGGCAGTCCTGGACTGATGTTGAGAGAATACGGACGCGGTGCATCCGAGGATGTGTCTAGGATTTACACGTACTCATACTTGACCGAGACGCCCAGCCAAGGATACTTGAGACGTCCGATACAACCGTACGACAAACCACCGACGAGCCCACACTTTCACAGACCCAGCT CGTCCCGTTCGATAAGAAGCCTCGGCGGTCGCAGCAGCCGATCAGGAATGCGAGCCTTGGTCGACGCTCTCAGCGAGCCGAGACCGAAGTCGCCGGCCAGTCAAGTAGATAATGACGAGCCAATAGAGCTGGCACATTATCCGGACGCCATGAAGCCGCCTCCTGGAGCCAAGCCGCCGATCGAGAGGGACGATTTTCCCGCTCCTCCTTATCCTTACACGGATCCAGAGAGACGCAGACGATGGTCTGACACATACAAG GGAGTACCAATATCGGATGATGAGGATGAGGTCGACAACAAGACGCATATAAAGGAAGTAGAAGAGAAGTTGAAGAAAGAGCAGGACGAGCTGAGCAAAATCGACACTGGCATAGCGAAGGTGTTCCTGCAGGATCGGGAGAAGGATCGCGAGAACCTGAGACATAAAGCTGCCAACGTAGACCCCAGGAACGCGTCGAGAACGCCGTCCGCTGCCAGAGAACCAACGCACAGACTTCGATATGAGAGCCCTGTCGGTGCCT CTCCTTCGAGAAATATAGATCACGCCAGACCTTGGGAGGACGACGACGGTCTCAGTTACAGATCCAGCGGGCCGAGTTACAACG TTGGGAGGTCATCGGCACGTTCCCCGGCTCCCAGAAACTATCCACCCCTTGGTACTCAACGCGCCTTCACTCTTCCAAACGCCGCTAGGCACTATCATTCG GGTGATTATTCGTTCAGTGGGATGGGAGACAAGACGCACAGCACTGATTTCTCCTCTGGCAAGTCAGATA TATCGACAGGCAGCATCACGGATGTGGATCGACGGGCACTGGTATGTACCACAGCCCCATACTACTCCCGGCGAATTAGCATG AATGATGGTGGAATGCTACCATCGTCCACCACGTATACAGGTGGCCTAGGTTCGGTGGTCGGGAGTCATGGGGGACATCATGTGAGAAGATCACTGCCGGACATGGGTACTGCGCCATCCGAACCACCGAAACTCTATCCATATCACTTACTTGTCATCACTAACTATAGGCTGCCCGCCGACGTGGATCGCTGCAACCTTGAG CGACATCTTTCAGATGCGGAATTCGAGGCAGTCCTGCAGTGCGGCCGCACGGAATTCTACAGAATGCCGCAGTGGCGCCGCAACGAGATGAAAAGACGCGCCCGACTGTTTTAA
- the Unc-115a gene encoding actin binding LIM protein Uncoordinated 115a isoform X11: MKSKTSESFIASESNGVKRDQELKQKVLKKGKTFCQSCKKKCSGEVLRVQDKYFHIGCFKCAQCNASLAQGGFFAREGSYYCTKDYRERWGTKCAGCGEYVEGDVVTAGEKHAFHPNCFHCQRCRQPLLGQGTKVSLVQGQALCHRCVGIPVREASTPVGNNATTRGAGDGPSDPGACAGCGNQLREGQALVALDRQWHVWCFKCHSCDTVLHGEYMGKDGVPYCEKDYQKQFGVKCAYCNRYISGKVLQAGDNHHFHPTCARCTKCGDPFGDGEEMYLQGAAIWHPRCGPGPSGPNGIVNGHGEAHTPQHRESERISSSASEMQFSLRSRTPSLNGSLCSPYSSLSRKYYPARTGSPGLMLREYGRGASEDVSRIYTYSYLTETPSQGYLRRPIQPYDKPPTSPHFHRPSSSRSIRSLGGRSSRSGMRALVDALSEPRPKSPASQVDNDEPIELAHYPDAMKPPPGAKPPIERDDFPAPPYPYTDPERRRRWSDTYKGVPISDDEDEVDNKTHIKEVEEKLKKEQDELSKIDTGIAKVFLQDREKDRENLRHKAANVDPRNASRTPSAAREPTHRLRYESPVGASPSRNIDHARPWEDDDGLSYRSSGPSYNVGRSSARSPAPRNYPPLGTQRAFTLPNAARHYHSL; this comes from the exons GTAAAACGTTCTGCCAGTCTTGCAAGAAGAAGTGCAGCGGGGAGGTGCTACGAGTGCAGGACAAGTATTTCCACATAGGGTGTTTCAAGTGTGCTCAGTGCAACGCGAGCTTGGCGCAGGGCGGCTTTTTCGCACGCGAGGGCTCTTACTACTGCACCAAG GACTACAGGGAACGCTGGGGCACCAAGTGCGCCGGTTGTGGCGAGTACGTGGAGGGCGACGTGGTCACCGCTGGCGAAAAACACGCCTTCCACCCGAACTGTTTCCACTGTCAGAGATGCAGGCAGCCTCTGCTGGGTCAGGGCACTAAGGTGTCGCTCGTGCAAG GTCAAGCTCTATGCCATCGATGCGTCGGTATCCCGGTTCGAGAGGCCTCGACGCCGGTCGGCAATAACGCGACGACCAGAGGAGCCGGAGACGGGCCCTCCGACCCCGGTGCTTGCGCCGGTTGCGGAAACCAATTACGGGAAGGTCAGGCTTTGGTAGCGCTCGATCGACAGTGGCACGTCTGGTGCTTCAAGTGCCACAGCTGCGACACCGTGCTCCACGGCGAGTACATGGGAAA AGACGGGGTGCCTTACTGCGAGAAAGACTACCAGAAGCAGTTCGGCGTGAAGTGCGCGTACTGCAACCGCTACATCAGCGGCAAGGTGCTGCAAGCTGGCGATAATCATCATTTTCATCCAACCTGCGCGCGATGCACCAAATGCGGGGATCCCTTTGGTGACGGGGAGGAGATGTACTTGCAGGGTGCAGCGATATGGCACCCGCGCTGCGGTCCCGGACCCAGCGGGCCGAACGGTATCGTAAATGGCCACGGGGAAGCGCATACTCCCCAGCATCGGGAGTCAGAGCGAATTTCCAGCAGCGCGTCAGAAATGCAG TTTTCATTGCGGTCACGCACGCCAAGCCTGAACGGATCACTCTGCAGCCCTTACAGCAGCCTCAGTCGCAAG TATTACCCCGCGCGAACCGGCAGTCCTGGACTGATGTTGAGAGAATACGGACGCGGTGCATCCGAGGATGTGTCTAGGATTTACACGTACTCATACTTGACCGAGACGCCCAGCCAAGGATACTTGAGACGTCCGATACAACCGTACGACAAACCACCGACGAGCCCACACTTTCACAGACCCAGCT CGTCCCGTTCGATAAGAAGCCTCGGCGGTCGCAGCAGCCGATCAGGAATGCGAGCCTTGGTCGACGCTCTCAGCGAGCCGAGACCGAAGTCGCCGGCCAGTCAAGTAGATAATGACGAGCCAATAGAGCTGGCACATTATCCGGACGCCATGAAGCCGCCTCCTGGAGCCAAGCCGCCGATCGAGAGGGACGATTTTCCCGCTCCTCCTTATCCTTACACGGATCCAGAGAGACGCAGACGATGGTCTGACACATACAAG GGAGTACCAATATCGGATGATGAGGATGAGGTCGACAACAAGACGCATATAAAGGAAGTAGAAGAGAAGTTGAAGAAAGAGCAGGACGAGCTGAGCAAAATCGACACTGGCATAGCGAAGGTGTTCCTGCAGGATCGGGAGAAGGATCGCGAGAACCTGAGACATAAAGCTGCCAACGTAGACCCCAGGAACGCGTCGAGAACGCCGTCCGCTGCCAGAGAACCAACGCACAGACTTCGATATGAGAGCCCTGTCGGTGCCT CTCCTTCGAGAAATATAGATCACGCCAGACCTTGGGAGGACGACGACGGTCTCAGTTACAGATCCAGCGGGCCGAGTTACAACG TTGGGAGGTCATCGGCACGTTCCCCGGCTCCCAGAAACTATCCACCCCTTGGTACTCAACGCGCCTTCACTCTTCCAAACGCCGCTAGGCACTATCATTCG TTGTGA
- the Unc-115a gene encoding actin binding LIM protein Uncoordinated 115a isoform X10, which produces MKSKTSESFIASESNGVKRDQELKQKVLKKGKTFCQSCKKKCSGEVLRVQDKYFHIGCFKCAQCNASLAQGGFFAREGSYYCTKDYRERWGTKCAGCGEYVEGDVVTAGEKHAFHPNCFHCQRCRQPLLGQGTKVSLVQGQALCHRCVGIPVREASTPVGNNATTRGAGDGPSDPGACAGCGNQLREGQALVALDRQWHVWCFKCHSCDTVLHGEYMGKDGVPYCEKDYQKQFGVKCAYCNRYISGKVLQAGDNHHFHPTCARCTKCGDPFGDGEEMYLQGAAIWHPRCGPGPSGPNGIVNGHGEAHTPQHRESERISSSASEMQFSLRSRTPSLNGSLCSPYSSLSRKYYPARTGSPGLMLREYGRGASEDVSRIYTYSYLTETPSQGYLRRPIQPYDKPPTSPHFHRPSSSRSIRSLGGRSSRSGMRALVDALSEPRPKSPASQVDNDEPIELAHYPDAMKPPPGAKPPIERDDFPAPPYPYTDPERRRRWSDTYKGVPISDDEDEVDNKTHIKEVEEKLKKEQDELSKIDTGIAKVFLQDREKDRENLRHKAANVDPRNASRTPSAAREPTHRLRYESPVGASPSRNIDHARPWEDDDGLSYRSSGPSYNVVSSLRHIPKPGYGLAPRSHTFSSTGGSVSALPGDYSFSGMGDKTHSTDFSSGKSDK; this is translated from the exons GTAAAACGTTCTGCCAGTCTTGCAAGAAGAAGTGCAGCGGGGAGGTGCTACGAGTGCAGGACAAGTATTTCCACATAGGGTGTTTCAAGTGTGCTCAGTGCAACGCGAGCTTGGCGCAGGGCGGCTTTTTCGCACGCGAGGGCTCTTACTACTGCACCAAG GACTACAGGGAACGCTGGGGCACCAAGTGCGCCGGTTGTGGCGAGTACGTGGAGGGCGACGTGGTCACCGCTGGCGAAAAACACGCCTTCCACCCGAACTGTTTCCACTGTCAGAGATGCAGGCAGCCTCTGCTGGGTCAGGGCACTAAGGTGTCGCTCGTGCAAG GTCAAGCTCTATGCCATCGATGCGTCGGTATCCCGGTTCGAGAGGCCTCGACGCCGGTCGGCAATAACGCGACGACCAGAGGAGCCGGAGACGGGCCCTCCGACCCCGGTGCTTGCGCCGGTTGCGGAAACCAATTACGGGAAGGTCAGGCTTTGGTAGCGCTCGATCGACAGTGGCACGTCTGGTGCTTCAAGTGCCACAGCTGCGACACCGTGCTCCACGGCGAGTACATGGGAAA AGACGGGGTGCCTTACTGCGAGAAAGACTACCAGAAGCAGTTCGGCGTGAAGTGCGCGTACTGCAACCGCTACATCAGCGGCAAGGTGCTGCAAGCTGGCGATAATCATCATTTTCATCCAACCTGCGCGCGATGCACCAAATGCGGGGATCCCTTTGGTGACGGGGAGGAGATGTACTTGCAGGGTGCAGCGATATGGCACCCGCGCTGCGGTCCCGGACCCAGCGGGCCGAACGGTATCGTAAATGGCCACGGGGAAGCGCATACTCCCCAGCATCGGGAGTCAGAGCGAATTTCCAGCAGCGCGTCAGAAATGCAG TTTTCATTGCGGTCACGCACGCCAAGCCTGAACGGATCACTCTGCAGCCCTTACAGCAGCCTCAGTCGCAAG TATTACCCCGCGCGAACCGGCAGTCCTGGACTGATGTTGAGAGAATACGGACGCGGTGCATCCGAGGATGTGTCTAGGATTTACACGTACTCATACTTGACCGAGACGCCCAGCCAAGGATACTTGAGACGTCCGATACAACCGTACGACAAACCACCGACGAGCCCACACTTTCACAGACCCAGCT CGTCCCGTTCGATAAGAAGCCTCGGCGGTCGCAGCAGCCGATCAGGAATGCGAGCCTTGGTCGACGCTCTCAGCGAGCCGAGACCGAAGTCGCCGGCCAGTCAAGTAGATAATGACGAGCCAATAGAGCTGGCACATTATCCGGACGCCATGAAGCCGCCTCCTGGAGCCAAGCCGCCGATCGAGAGGGACGATTTTCCCGCTCCTCCTTATCCTTACACGGATCCAGAGAGACGCAGACGATGGTCTGACACATACAAG GGAGTACCAATATCGGATGATGAGGATGAGGTCGACAACAAGACGCATATAAAGGAAGTAGAAGAGAAGTTGAAGAAAGAGCAGGACGAGCTGAGCAAAATCGACACTGGCATAGCGAAGGTGTTCCTGCAGGATCGGGAGAAGGATCGCGAGAACCTGAGACATAAAGCTGCCAACGTAGACCCCAGGAACGCGTCGAGAACGCCGTCCGCTGCCAGAGAACCAACGCACAGACTTCGATATGAGAGCCCTGTCGGTGCCT CTCCTTCGAGAAATATAGATCACGCCAGACCTTGGGAGGACGACGACGGTCTCAGTTACAGATCCAGCGGGCCGAGTTACAACG TTGTGAGCTCCCTTCGGCACATCCCGAAGCCAGGGTACGGTCTGGCACCGCGAAGTCACACCTTCTCCTCGACCGGCGGTTCTGTATCTGCTCTCCCT GGTGATTATTCGTTCAGTGGGATGGGAGACAAGACGCACAGCACTGATTTCTCCTCTGGCAAGTCAGATA AATGA
- the Unc-115a gene encoding actin binding LIM protein Uncoordinated 115a isoform X9 has translation MKSKTSESFIASESNGVKRDQELKQKVLKKGKTFCQSCKKKCSGEVLRVQDKYFHIGCFKCAQCNASLAQGGFFAREGSYYCTKDYRERWGTKCAGCGEYVEGDVVTAGEKHAFHPNCFHCQRCRQPLLGQGTKVSLVQGQALCHRCVGIPVREASTPVGNNATTRGAGDGPSDPGACAGCGNQLREGQALVALDRQWHVWCFKCHSCDTVLHGEYMGKDGVPYCEKDYQKQFGVKCAYCNRYISGKVLQAGDNHHFHPTCARCTKCGDPFGDGEEMYLQGAAIWHPRCGPGPSGPNGIVNGHGEAHTPQHRESERISSSASEMQFSLRSRTPSLNGSLCSPYSSLSRKYYPARTGSPGLMLREYGRGASEDVSRIYTYSYLTETPSQGYLRRPIQPYDKPPTSPHFHRPSSSRSIRSLGGRSSRSGMRALVDALSEPRPKSPASQVDNDEPIELAHYPDAMKPPPGAKPPIERDDFPAPPYPYTDPERRRRWSDTYKGVPISDDEDEVDNKTHIKEVEEKLKKEQDELSKIDTGIAKVFLQDREKDRENLRHKAANVDPRNASRTPSAAREPTHRLRYESPVGASPSRNIDHARPWEDDDGLSYRSSGPSYNVGRSSARSPAPRNYPPLGTQRAFTLPNAARHYHSGDYSFSGMGDKTHSTDFSSGKSDK, from the exons GTAAAACGTTCTGCCAGTCTTGCAAGAAGAAGTGCAGCGGGGAGGTGCTACGAGTGCAGGACAAGTATTTCCACATAGGGTGTTTCAAGTGTGCTCAGTGCAACGCGAGCTTGGCGCAGGGCGGCTTTTTCGCACGCGAGGGCTCTTACTACTGCACCAAG GACTACAGGGAACGCTGGGGCACCAAGTGCGCCGGTTGTGGCGAGTACGTGGAGGGCGACGTGGTCACCGCTGGCGAAAAACACGCCTTCCACCCGAACTGTTTCCACTGTCAGAGATGCAGGCAGCCTCTGCTGGGTCAGGGCACTAAGGTGTCGCTCGTGCAAG GTCAAGCTCTATGCCATCGATGCGTCGGTATCCCGGTTCGAGAGGCCTCGACGCCGGTCGGCAATAACGCGACGACCAGAGGAGCCGGAGACGGGCCCTCCGACCCCGGTGCTTGCGCCGGTTGCGGAAACCAATTACGGGAAGGTCAGGCTTTGGTAGCGCTCGATCGACAGTGGCACGTCTGGTGCTTCAAGTGCCACAGCTGCGACACCGTGCTCCACGGCGAGTACATGGGAAA AGACGGGGTGCCTTACTGCGAGAAAGACTACCAGAAGCAGTTCGGCGTGAAGTGCGCGTACTGCAACCGCTACATCAGCGGCAAGGTGCTGCAAGCTGGCGATAATCATCATTTTCATCCAACCTGCGCGCGATGCACCAAATGCGGGGATCCCTTTGGTGACGGGGAGGAGATGTACTTGCAGGGTGCAGCGATATGGCACCCGCGCTGCGGTCCCGGACCCAGCGGGCCGAACGGTATCGTAAATGGCCACGGGGAAGCGCATACTCCCCAGCATCGGGAGTCAGAGCGAATTTCCAGCAGCGCGTCAGAAATGCAG TTTTCATTGCGGTCACGCACGCCAAGCCTGAACGGATCACTCTGCAGCCCTTACAGCAGCCTCAGTCGCAAG TATTACCCCGCGCGAACCGGCAGTCCTGGACTGATGTTGAGAGAATACGGACGCGGTGCATCCGAGGATGTGTCTAGGATTTACACGTACTCATACTTGACCGAGACGCCCAGCCAAGGATACTTGAGACGTCCGATACAACCGTACGACAAACCACCGACGAGCCCACACTTTCACAGACCCAGCT CGTCCCGTTCGATAAGAAGCCTCGGCGGTCGCAGCAGCCGATCAGGAATGCGAGCCTTGGTCGACGCTCTCAGCGAGCCGAGACCGAAGTCGCCGGCCAGTCAAGTAGATAATGACGAGCCAATAGAGCTGGCACATTATCCGGACGCCATGAAGCCGCCTCCTGGAGCCAAGCCGCCGATCGAGAGGGACGATTTTCCCGCTCCTCCTTATCCTTACACGGATCCAGAGAGACGCAGACGATGGTCTGACACATACAAG GGAGTACCAATATCGGATGATGAGGATGAGGTCGACAACAAGACGCATATAAAGGAAGTAGAAGAGAAGTTGAAGAAAGAGCAGGACGAGCTGAGCAAAATCGACACTGGCATAGCGAAGGTGTTCCTGCAGGATCGGGAGAAGGATCGCGAGAACCTGAGACATAAAGCTGCCAACGTAGACCCCAGGAACGCGTCGAGAACGCCGTCCGCTGCCAGAGAACCAACGCACAGACTTCGATATGAGAGCCCTGTCGGTGCCT CTCCTTCGAGAAATATAGATCACGCCAGACCTTGGGAGGACGACGACGGTCTCAGTTACAGATCCAGCGGGCCGAGTTACAACG TTGGGAGGTCATCGGCACGTTCCCCGGCTCCCAGAAACTATCCACCCCTTGGTACTCAACGCGCCTTCACTCTTCCAAACGCCGCTAGGCACTATCATTCG GGTGATTATTCGTTCAGTGGGATGGGAGACAAGACGCACAGCACTGATTTCTCCTCTGGCAAGTCAGATA AATGA